A genome region from Bifidobacterium coryneforme includes the following:
- a CDS encoding amino acid ABC transporter permease has protein sequence MGSVLQLFSEYNIPGAFWVNIQLTLWAALFSLILGVLLVVMRISPISSMRIFSKAYVEFFQNMPLTIIMVFMVLGAFAQLKLSFSDVFSVNFFWLAVVGLSFYTAAFVCESLRSGINTVPLGQAEAARALGLSFIQSASEIILPQAFRGSVAPLGNTFIALLKNSTVAAAASVASESSSLMSEMIEYHANSIVAIFLIFAMGYVVLILPIGALTTFLSNKLAVRR, from the coding sequence ATGGGTTCCGTGCTTCAGCTATTCTCCGAGTACAACATACCGGGCGCCTTCTGGGTCAATATCCAGTTGACGCTTTGGGCTGCCCTCTTCTCGCTCATTCTGGGTGTGCTCCTGGTGGTCATGCGCATCTCGCCGATCTCCTCAATGAGGATCTTCAGCAAGGCCTATGTGGAGTTCTTCCAGAACATGCCCCTGACCATCATCATGGTCTTCATGGTCCTGGGTGCCTTTGCCCAGCTCAAGTTGAGTTTCTCGGACGTCTTTTCCGTGAACTTCTTCTGGCTGGCCGTGGTCGGACTGTCCTTCTACACAGCAGCCTTCGTCTGCGAGTCCCTGCGGTCCGGCATCAACACGGTTCCCCTAGGTCAGGCGGAAGCAGCCAGAGCCCTTGGTCTGAGCTTCATACAGTCGGCCTCTGAGATCATCCTGCCCCAGGCCTTCCGAGGATCGGTTGCGCCTCTGGGGAACACCTTCATCGCTCTCCTGAAGAACTCCACGGTGGCTGCAGCCGCGTCGGTGGCTTCGGAGAGCTCCTCCCTGATGAGCGAGATGATTGAGTACCATGCCAATTCCATCGTGGCGATCTTCCTGATATTCGCCATGGGATACGTTGTTCTGATTCTGCCCATCGGGGCCCTGACCACCTTCCTGTCCAACAAGCTAGCCGTGAGGAGGTGA
- a CDS encoding amino acid ABC transporter permease, which yields MAQTNESSLLFDQPGPKGRRVIRIANFVAALVFALVIVLILMRLHNPPGGENQLSWDLWKPALDYEAWTDFYLPGLWLTLKAAVLAVIGSVLFGFIFGIGRLLPSVIVRTVSGFIVEFCRAVPVLMLMIFFWRWFAFSGISEASYWAVVLGLILYNGSVVAELIRSGVGNLPNGQREASLALGLTRTQSLMQIEVPQSVYAMLPAAVTQLVVVLKDTALGSIIMYTDLLQESRRLGSMYFNILQTLVVAAVVYFFVCFLLSHFARWLPRKMQERTAAPSDFVEPVAPLAIMDPSNVNQIAVAKEVDEDKYGGAPRQYHEHHRGSNASIKHWKKTRYIQGYDRTQPDTLVEPRSMEISDFLKPPIPYKDKRNKGKKKGRGSNGASDSSSRKS from the coding sequence ATGGCACAGACAAACGAGAGTTCACTCCTCTTTGACCAGCCCGGTCCCAAGGGGCGTCGCGTCATTCGTATCGCCAATTTCGTCGCGGCGTTGGTTTTCGCACTGGTTATTGTCCTGATTCTGATGCGTCTGCACAATCCCCCGGGCGGGGAGAACCAGCTCAGTTGGGATCTATGGAAGCCGGCACTTGATTATGAGGCCTGGACGGACTTCTACCTGCCGGGCCTATGGCTGACACTCAAGGCCGCGGTCCTGGCAGTGATAGGCTCAGTCCTCTTCGGTTTCATCTTCGGCATAGGACGCCTCCTTCCCAGCGTCATCGTTCGAACGGTTTCCGGTTTTATCGTCGAGTTCTGCAGGGCCGTCCCCGTTCTGATGCTGATGATTTTCTTCTGGCGGTGGTTCGCCTTCTCCGGCATCAGCGAAGCCTCCTACTGGGCCGTTGTTCTGGGATTGATCCTCTACAACGGTTCTGTTGTGGCCGAGTTGATACGTTCCGGGGTGGGCAACCTGCCCAACGGACAGCGTGAAGCCTCCCTGGCCCTCGGTCTGACCAGGACCCAGTCGCTGATGCAGATAGAGGTGCCCCAGTCGGTCTACGCCATGCTCCCTGCGGCCGTGACCCAGCTGGTTGTGGTTCTTAAGGATACGGCCCTCGGTTCAATCATCATGTATACGGATCTGCTCCAGGAGTCTCGGCGGTTGGGATCCATGTACTTCAACATCCTCCAGACCCTGGTGGTTGCGGCCGTGGTCTACTTCTTCGTCTGCTTCCTTCTCTCGCATTTCGCGCGCTGGCTACCCAGGAAGATGCAGGAACGGACGGCGGCCCCATCTGATTTTGTGGAGCCGGTGGCACCCCTGGCCATCATGGATCCCTCGAATGTGAACCAGATCGCCGTGGCCAAGGAGGTCGACGAGGACAAGTACGGTGGCGCTCCCAGGCAGTACCATGAGCATCATCGGGGGTCCAACGCCTCCATCAAGCACTGGAAGAAGACCCGGTACATCCAGGGATACGACCGTACCCAGCCGGATACCCTGGTCGAGCCCAGGAGCATGGAGATATCCGATTTCCTCAAGCCACCTATCCCGTATAAGGACAAGAGGAACAAGGGGAAGAAGAAGGGGCGCGGTTCCAATGGCGCCTCCGATTCGTCCAGCAGGAAATCCTGA
- a CDS encoding DEAD/DEAH box helicase, with protein MVPEWGEPRNLTDDDIYERFFQWVESRGITPWPHQEEAILSLVSGNHVILATPTGSGKSMVALAMHYIALCTGRRSYYTAPIKALVSEKFFDLVKVLGRDRVGMITGDTHINTDAPVICCTAEILANQALREGRHADIGCVAMDEFHYYGDPDRGWAWQVPLLTLPDTQFLLMSATLGDVSQIADDLERKTGSDVDIVSDAPRPVPLSYRYVDTPLPTTVESLLENQDTPVYIVHFSQDAALETAQALSSSGVSDRRQRDRVKEAMAGTRFTTAFGKILQRLLRTGVGIHHAGMLPRYRRLVEQLAQEGLLPVICGTDTLGVGINVPIHTVLLTGLTKFDGARMRRLRAREFHQIAGRAGRMGFDTQGLVVAEAPEYEIENAKAVAKAGNDPKKLKRIKKKKPQEGFVTWGEGTFDKLIHASPETLTPHLKITHAMVLNEVAQGGDARARVEDLIEDSRQTPQQKENLQERADEIFQTLTDTEVIETERNPDGGLDYYTTVDLPEDFALDQPLSPFLLAALELLDPDDPSYDMDLISMVEATLEDPRQILKAQQRQARDVVIQEMKEEGLEYEDRMERLQEVTYPMPMGDMLAEAFDRYRRDVPWANDYEIHPKSVLRDMVETASDFNGYISRYGISRSEGTLLRYLSDAYRALDRTVPEEYLDERLEDIVSWLGLIVRSVDSSLVDEWEAAGRTDSDQGSGLDAAPPSQDDQVVRDRRGLTVLVRNAMFQRVELVANDRPERLAELDSDWGYGLRAWQDTLDDLYEAHDEIRTDAQARSTDYFSINQQGESRNHTWKVRQIFDDVEGDHDWGIAGIVDLEATQESGQVVFGGYRVGPIEELMAL; from the coding sequence ATGGTGCCGGAGTGGGGAGAGCCGCGCAATCTGACGGATGATGACATCTATGAGCGCTTCTTCCAATGGGTCGAATCCCGAGGCATCACCCCCTGGCCCCATCAGGAGGAGGCCATCCTCTCTTTGGTGTCTGGGAATCATGTCATTCTTGCCACTCCGACAGGTTCAGGGAAATCGATGGTGGCTCTCGCCATGCACTACATCGCCCTCTGCACCGGGAGGCGGTCATACTACACGGCGCCCATCAAGGCTCTGGTCTCTGAAAAGTTCTTCGATCTGGTCAAGGTTCTGGGTCGTGACCGGGTGGGGATGATTACCGGTGACACCCATATCAATACGGATGCGCCGGTGATATGCTGCACGGCGGAGATTCTTGCCAACCAGGCCCTGCGCGAGGGGCGTCATGCCGATATCGGCTGTGTGGCCATGGATGAATTCCACTACTACGGTGACCCCGATAGGGGTTGGGCGTGGCAGGTACCGCTCCTGACCCTCCCCGACACCCAGTTCCTGCTTATGTCAGCCACCCTGGGTGATGTCAGCCAAATTGCCGATGACCTGGAGCGGAAGACAGGATCGGATGTGGACATCGTTTCGGATGCCCCACGACCTGTACCGCTGTCATACAGATACGTTGATACACCCCTGCCGACAACGGTCGAATCCTTGCTGGAGAATCAGGACACTCCGGTCTACATCGTCCACTTTTCCCAGGATGCTGCCTTGGAGACCGCCCAGGCCCTGTCCAGTTCAGGGGTGTCGGACCGAAGGCAGCGTGATCGGGTCAAGGAGGCCATGGCCGGAACACGGTTCACGACGGCCTTCGGCAAAATACTGCAGCGGCTTCTCCGCACTGGCGTGGGAATCCACCATGCTGGCATGCTTCCCCGCTACCGCCGACTGGTTGAGCAGCTGGCCCAGGAGGGATTGCTCCCCGTCATCTGCGGTACGGACACCTTGGGAGTCGGCATCAATGTACCTATCCATACGGTCCTGCTGACAGGATTGACGAAGTTCGACGGGGCCAGGATGCGCAGGCTCCGGGCCAGGGAATTCCACCAGATAGCCGGGCGCGCGGGTCGGATGGGCTTCGATACCCAGGGCCTGGTCGTGGCCGAGGCGCCAGAGTACGAAATCGAAAACGCCAAGGCTGTGGCCAAGGCAGGCAATGATCCCAAGAAGCTGAAACGAATCAAAAAGAAGAAGCCTCAGGAGGGTTTCGTCACTTGGGGCGAGGGCACCTTCGACAAGCTGATCCACGCCAGCCCCGAAACCCTGACACCACACCTGAAAATCACCCATGCCATGGTCCTGAACGAGGTGGCTCAGGGTGGTGATGCCCGCGCCAGGGTGGAAGACCTCATTGAGGACTCCCGTCAAACGCCCCAGCAGAAGGAGAACCTCCAGGAGAGGGCCGACGAGATATTCCAGACCCTGACCGACACCGAGGTCATCGAAACGGAGCGGAACCCTGATGGTGGTCTTGACTACTACACCACCGTCGATCTGCCTGAGGACTTCGCTCTGGATCAGCCTCTTTCGCCGTTTCTTCTGGCCGCCCTGGAGCTGCTGGATCCCGATGATCCCTCGTACGATATGGACCTCATTTCCATGGTCGAGGCCACCTTGGAGGATCCCAGGCAGATACTCAAGGCCCAGCAGCGACAGGCCAGGGATGTGGTAATTCAGGAGATGAAAGAGGAGGGGCTTGAATATGAGGATCGGATGGAACGGCTCCAGGAGGTGACCTACCCCATGCCGATGGGGGATATGCTGGCAGAGGCCTTTGACCGCTATCGCAGGGACGTGCCTTGGGCCAACGACTATGAGATTCACCCCAAGTCCGTCCTGCGCGACATGGTTGAGACGGCCTCGGACTTCAACGGGTACATATCTCGCTATGGCATATCCCGGTCGGAGGGGACCCTCCTGCGCTACCTTTCTGATGCCTACAGGGCCTTGGACAGGACGGTTCCCGAAGAGTACCTGGACGAGCGCCTGGAGGATATCGTCTCCTGGCTTGGGCTGATTGTCCGATCGGTCGATTCCAGCCTGGTCGATGAGTGGGAGGCCGCAGGACGTACGGACTCTGACCAGGGGAGCGGTCTGGACGCAGCCCCGCCCAGCCAGGACGACCAGGTGGTCAGGGACCGGCGAGGGCTGACGGTTCTGGTCCGTAACGCCATGTTCCAGCGGGTGGAACTGGTCGCCAACGACAGACCCGAGCGTCTGGCCGAGTTGGACTCCGACTGGGGTTACGGCTTGCGGGCTTGGCAGGACACGCTGGATGACCTCTATGAGGCCCATGATGAGATACGGACGGATGCCCAGGCCCGGTCCACCGACTACTTCAGCATTAACCAGCAGGGGGAATCCAGGAATCACACCTGGAAGGTCCGCCAGATCTTCGACGACGTGGAGGGAGACCACGACTGGGGGATTGCCGGCATCGTAGACCTGGAAGCCACCCAGGAAAGCGGTCAGGTGGTATTCGGCGGCTATAGGGTCGGGCCCATCGAAGAACTCATGGCCCTCTGA
- a CDS encoding amino acid ABC transporter ATP-binding protein has protein sequence MDTSRLTRRIRQTQQSDKQGNTGVAVRIKDLHKRYGNTEVLKGIDMEVKSGEVISIIGPSGAGKSTLLRCVNALEMPSSGSVTVYGMDLSDPKTNIDKVREHVGMVFQHFNLFPNMSVAENIMLAPCMIHKTPKEDAYQQALDLLEIVGLKEKADTRPTDLSGGQQQRVAIARALAMNPAVMLFDEATSALDPEMVGDVLEVIRSLAEGGMTMLLVTHEMGFAREVSSRVIFTDAGVIEEEGTPEQIFGNPQSPRLQSFLSKVL, from the coding sequence ATGGACACCAGCCGGCTGACCCGGCGAATCCGTCAGACCCAGCAGAGCGACAAGCAGGGAAATACCGGAGTGGCCGTCAGAATCAAGGACCTTCACAAGCGCTACGGGAATACCGAAGTGCTCAAGGGAATCGACATGGAGGTGAAGTCGGGCGAGGTCATTTCGATCATCGGCCCCTCCGGCGCCGGCAAGTCCACCCTTCTGAGGTGCGTCAACGCCCTGGAGATGCCCAGTTCCGGATCGGTCACCGTCTACGGCATGGATCTATCCGACCCCAAGACCAACATCGACAAGGTCCGCGAGCATGTGGGCATGGTCTTCCAGCATTTCAACCTCTTCCCCAATATGAGCGTGGCGGAGAACATCATGCTGGCACCTTGCATGATTCACAAGACCCCCAAGGAGGACGCCTACCAGCAGGCGCTGGACCTCCTGGAGATTGTGGGACTCAAGGAGAAGGCCGATACGCGCCCCACCGACCTTTCGGGCGGACAGCAGCAGCGCGTCGCCATCGCCCGTGCCCTGGCCATGAATCCTGCCGTCATGCTCTTCGATGAAGCCACATCAGCACTGGACCCTGAAATGGTGGGCGACGTGCTGGAAGTCATCAGATCCCTGGCCGAGGGCGGCATGACCATGCTCCTGGTCACCCATGAGATGGGATTCGCCAGGGAGGTCTCATCCCGGGTCATCTTCACTGACGCAGGAGTGATCGAGGAGGAGGGAACACCCGAACAGATTTTCGGGAACCCCCAGAGCCCCAGGCTTCAGTCCTTCCTCTCCAAAGTGCTCTGA
- a CDS encoding amino acid ABC transporter substrate-binding protein/permease: MSLRNDQGRSLNLPRWVAILLSLLLGAATLAGTLVTTGETAEASTVSQAVEGKTFRIATDTTFAPFEFRDTTGELVGIDMDLIRQIAEREGFKVEIQSLGFNAALQALTSKQADAVIAGMTITEERKQVYDFTDPYFDSGVQMAIAKSNDEIKGYKDLKGAVVAVKTGSEGEAFAKRNADKYGYSIKAVDQSSTMYEMVKSGNAQAVVDDYPVLAYGITQGNGLKTVTEKVPGGSYGVAVNKGENQDFVAAFNEGLAKMKTDGSYDKLLKQYLGQSGSGKKAAAPKLSFFGLVRQSFPSLMLGLKNTLLITAMAFVIALLIGVVLGLWRISPNKILSWIARIYVAIFRGTPVLVWAFFFYLGVPQLIGHKISIWLAGALTLALNSGAYLVEIVRGAIQSVDTGQMEGARSLGLTRRMALRRVILPQAVRIATPSIINQLVIMLKDSSLLLAIGFGELLYQAQQIYAANFRVTETLFMVGIIYFVAITLLTWLANILDRRMNR, translated from the coding sequence ATGTCTCTGAGGAATGATCAAGGCAGGAGCCTGAACCTGCCCAGGTGGGTTGCGATCCTCCTGTCGCTGCTGTTGGGTGCCGCCACCCTGGCAGGAACCCTGGTGACGACCGGGGAGACGGCAGAGGCGTCCACCGTCTCTCAGGCGGTCGAGGGGAAGACCTTCAGAATCGCCACGGACACCACGTTCGCCCCCTTCGAGTTCCGCGACACCACAGGCGAACTGGTCGGTATCGACATGGACCTGATCCGGCAGATTGCCGAACGGGAGGGGTTCAAGGTTGAAATCCAGTCCCTGGGCTTCAATGCCGCCCTCCAAGCCTTGACCTCCAAGCAGGCTGACGCCGTCATCGCCGGCATGACCATTACCGAGGAACGCAAGCAGGTCTATGATTTCACGGACCCCTACTTCGATTCCGGCGTACAGATGGCCATTGCCAAGAGCAACGACGAGATCAAGGGATACAAGGACCTCAAGGGCGCGGTTGTCGCTGTCAAGACCGGCAGCGAGGGCGAAGCCTTCGCCAAGCGGAATGCAGACAAGTACGGCTACTCGATCAAGGCGGTCGATCAGTCTTCCACCATGTACGAAATGGTCAAGTCTGGCAACGCCCAGGCCGTCGTGGATGATTACCCCGTCCTGGCCTATGGCATAACCCAGGGCAACGGGCTCAAGACCGTTACCGAAAAGGTACCGGGCGGTTCATACGGAGTGGCCGTCAACAAGGGTGAGAACCAGGACTTCGTGGCCGCCTTCAATGAGGGTCTGGCCAAGATGAAGACCGACGGCAGCTATGACAAGCTCCTCAAGCAGTACCTGGGTCAGAGCGGCTCCGGAAAGAAAGCCGCAGCACCTAAACTCAGCTTCTTCGGCCTGGTCCGCCAGTCCTTCCCCTCCCTGATGCTCGGCCTGAAGAACACCCTGCTGATTACGGCCATGGCCTTTGTCATCGCCCTCCTGATCGGCGTTGTTCTGGGCCTGTGGCGAATCAGCCCCAACAAGATCCTCTCCTGGATAGCACGGATCTATGTGGCGATTTTCCGGGGTACGCCCGTCCTGGTCTGGGCCTTCTTCTTCTACCTGGGTGTTCCCCAGCTGATTGGCCATAAAATCAGCATCTGGCTTGCCGGTGCCCTGACCCTTGCCCTGAATTCCGGTGCCTACCTGGTGGAAATCGTCCGAGGAGCCATCCAGTCGGTCGATACCGGACAAATGGAGGGGGCTCGGTCCCTGGGGCTCACCCGGCGCATGGCCCTTCGCAGGGTCATCCTTCCCCAGGCTGTTCGCATCGCCACCCCGTCCATCATCAACCAGCTGGTCATCATGCTGAAGGACTCCTCGCTCCTCCTGGCCATCGGGTTCGGCGAGCTGCTCTACCAGGCCCAGCAGATATACGCGGCCAACTTCCGCGTTACCGAGACCCTCTTCATGGTGGGCATCATCTACTTCGTGGCCATAACCCTGTTGACATGGCTGGCCAATATCCTTGATAGGAGGATGAACCGATGA
- a CDS encoding replication-associated recombination protein A, with the protein MVDDLFQAADPPQDHTLPLAVRMRPTRLDQVLGQDKVIAPGTPLERLARADPANKLTAPSSIILFGPPGVGKTTLAYIVAGQSGRHFEELSAVTSGVREVRDVIARAHERLVTSGQETVLFIDEVHRFSKSQQDALLPSVENRDVTLIAATTENPSFSVIAPLLSRSVVVKLEALDVEDVKTLIERALKDERGLKNQVRMDPAALDQIVRFAGGDARRSLTILEAAAGAVTQDGPRAKGARRPIITADVVSSVMDVATVRYDKKGDDHYDVASAFIKSMRGSDVDASLHYLARMLRAGEDPRFIARRIMIASAEEVGMASPEVLQVTVAAAQAVAMVGMPEARLILAEAVVAVATAPKSNATYMAINDALADVDAGRTGPVPLHLRNAPTKLMKQLGNHEGYQYAHDAPGAVAPQQYMPDDLVGRRYYQPKDRGYEHQLGPRLEAIRRILDQADGSQSGSGDR; encoded by the coding sequence ATGGTTGATGATCTGTTTCAGGCGGCAGATCCTCCGCAGGATCACACCCTGCCCCTGGCTGTACGGATGCGTCCGACCAGACTTGACCAGGTGCTGGGCCAGGACAAGGTCATCGCCCCCGGCACACCTCTGGAACGTCTGGCCCGGGCTGATCCGGCCAATAAGCTGACTGCACCCAGCTCAATCATTCTCTTCGGTCCTCCCGGGGTCGGCAAGACCACCCTGGCATACATCGTGGCCGGTCAGTCCGGAAGGCATTTCGAAGAACTCTCCGCTGTCACATCCGGAGTCAGGGAGGTTCGTGACGTCATTGCCCGGGCCCACGAGCGACTCGTCACCAGTGGCCAGGAGACGGTCCTCTTCATCGATGAGGTCCATCGATTCTCCAAGTCCCAGCAGGATGCCTTGCTGCCGAGTGTTGAGAACCGGGATGTGACCCTGATTGCCGCCACGACAGAGAATCCCAGTTTTTCCGTCATTGCGCCCCTGCTGTCACGTTCCGTGGTTGTCAAGTTGGAGGCCCTTGATGTGGAGGATGTCAAAACCCTGATCGAGCGAGCCCTGAAGGATGAGCGAGGACTCAAGAACCAGGTTCGCATGGATCCTGCGGCCCTGGATCAGATTGTCCGCTTCGCCGGGGGAGACGCCCGTCGATCGCTGACCATTCTGGAGGCGGCGGCCGGGGCTGTGACTCAGGACGGCCCCAGGGCGAAGGGGGCGAGGCGCCCCATTATCACCGCCGACGTGGTCTCCTCGGTGATGGATGTGGCCACGGTCCGGTACGACAAAAAGGGTGATGACCATTACGACGTGGCTTCGGCCTTCATCAAGTCCATGCGAGGGTCTGATGTGGATGCCTCCCTGCACTATCTGGCCAGGATGCTGAGGGCGGGGGAGGATCCCCGTTTCATTGCCCGGCGGATTATGATCGCCTCGGCCGAGGAGGTCGGTATGGCCTCTCCCGAGGTGCTTCAGGTAACGGTGGCGGCGGCCCAGGCCGTAGCCATGGTGGGGATGCCCGAGGCCCGGCTGATTTTGGCTGAGGCGGTCGTTGCGGTCGCGACGGCCCCGAAATCAAACGCCACCTATATGGCCATCAACGATGCGCTTGCCGATGTTGATGCAGGCAGGACCGGTCCGGTTCCCCTGCACCTGCGCAATGCACCCACCAAACTGATGAAGCAGTTGGGCAACCACGAGGGTTACCAGTACGCCCATGATGCTCCGGGTGCCGTGGCGCCACAGCAGTATATGCCGGACGATCTGGTAGGTCGTCGTTATTACCAGCCCAAGGACCGCGGGTATGAACACCAGCTTGGGCCTCGGCTGGAGGCCATCAGGCGGATACTGGATCAGGCTGATGGCTCACAGAGCGGGTCCGGTGACAGATAA
- a CDS encoding MarR family winged helix-turn-helix transcriptional regulator, with protein sequence MLRKKQYHNLSGCIAGIYRHSRNNINRYIKSNGIRGTQNDLIIHLYDHPGLSQRQIARDLCVDPSLLARDLKALIEQGLVSREQNPSDRRVNVITLTEKGSDIAQDRIKAINGWWAELFDENPQIDPEGLYKELRCVYNRLLTADA encoded by the coding sequence ATGCTCAGGAAGAAGCAATACCACAACCTCAGTGGCTGCATTGCCGGCATTTACCGGCACTCAAGAAACAACATCAACAGGTACATCAAGAGCAACGGAATCAGGGGCACGCAAAACGACCTGATCATACACCTCTATGACCACCCGGGACTGAGTCAGCGGCAGATCGCCCGTGATCTCTGCGTCGACCCCAGCCTTCTGGCTCGTGACCTGAAGGCCTTGATTGAGCAGGGCCTGGTGAGCCGTGAGCAGAACCCCTCCGACCGTAGGGTGAATGTCATCACCTTGACCGAAAAAGGCTCCGATATCGCCCAGGACAGGATCAAGGCAATCAACGGTTGGTGGGCAGAGCTCTTCGATGAGAATCCTCAGATCGATCCCGAGGGCTTGTATAAGGAGTTGCGTTGCGTTTACAACCGACTCCTCACAGCCGATGCGTGA